From Bacteroidota bacterium, a single genomic window includes:
- a CDS encoding cyclase family protein, with protein MSKCTIIDATLPIYNKMWKYRDGWDNEVSVLMSTRNNEPSTVYRFNLCSHTGTYIETSQHKLNNSILLSDFALTDFYRKTLVVKIEGKQHANSKITKQDVLIELSKKNIDSKLYDSLIIACGWGVNRNNENYIKDSPYFTKDLTDWIIEQNFMLLATDTPMIDDFYDKYFPVEKMFAANEKLLVVAPLLLNLNEIETGEYLFSCLPLRIKDTSAAHCRAVLIK; from the coding sequence ATGAGTAAGTGCACAATTATAGATGCAACACTTCCAATTTACAATAAAATGTGGAAGTATAGAGATGGTTGGGACAATGAAGTTTCTGTGCTTATGAGTACACGTAATAATGAACCATCTACTGTTTATCGTTTTAATTTGTGCAGTCATACTGGAACATACATTGAAACCTCTCAACATAAGTTAAACAACTCGATATTATTAAGTGATTTTGCTTTAACTGATTTTTATAGAAAAACTTTAGTTGTGAAAATCGAGGGCAAGCAGCATGCAAATTCTAAAATTACTAAGCAGGATGTTTTAATTGAATTGAGTAAAAAGAATATCGATTCGAAATTATACGATTCATTAATAATTGCTTGTGGTTGGGGAGTAAACCGCAATAACGAGAACTATATTAAAGATTCGCCTTACTTTACCAAAGATTTAACCGATTGGATTATTGAACAAAATTTTATGTTGTTGGCAACAGATACTCCAATGATTGATGATTTTTACGACAAATATTTTCCTGTTGAAAAAATGTTTGCCGCTAACGAAAAACTATTGGTGGTGGCGCCTTTGCTTTTAAACTTAAATGAAATTGAAACAGGAGAATATTTATTTTCATGTTTGCCATTGCGTATTAAAGACACAAGTGCTGCTCATTGCAGAGCAGTATTGATAAAATAA